In one Haloplanus salinus genomic region, the following are encoded:
- the htpX gene encoding zinc metalloprotease HtpX: MEWKSDWGLRGRMVLTMFLLFALYIVFIAVLSQYMGLFGVVVVMGLFSLGQFFFSDRLALYSMGAKEVEESEYPQLHATVGRLSQQADLPKPTVAVADTRVPNAFATGRSPSKSTVCVTQGLLQTLDEEELEGVLAHELAHVKNRDVMVMTIASFLSTIAFMIVRWGWLFGGGRNRQGGGGMIVAVLVSLVVWIVSFVLIRTLSRYREYSADRGGAAITGNPSALASALLTISGRMDRVPKEDLREQSEMNAFFVIPIQSDFVGRIFSTHPPTEKRVERLREMAGEMER; this comes from the coding sequence ATGGAGTGGAAATCCGACTGGGGACTGCGGGGCCGGATGGTCCTGACCATGTTCCTGCTTTTCGCCCTCTACATCGTCTTCATCGCCGTTCTGTCGCAGTACATGGGCCTGTTCGGCGTCGTCGTCGTGATGGGGCTGTTCTCGCTGGGGCAGTTCTTCTTCAGCGACCGCCTCGCGCTGTACAGCATGGGGGCGAAGGAAGTCGAGGAGAGCGAGTATCCGCAGTTGCACGCGACGGTCGGCCGCCTCTCGCAGCAGGCCGACCTGCCGAAGCCGACGGTGGCCGTCGCGGACACGCGGGTGCCGAACGCCTTCGCGACCGGGCGTTCGCCGTCCAAATCGACCGTCTGTGTCACTCAGGGACTCTTACAGACGCTCGACGAGGAGGAGCTCGAAGGCGTCCTCGCCCACGAACTCGCCCACGTCAAGAACCGCGACGTGATGGTGATGACCATCGCCTCCTTCCTCTCGACTATCGCGTTCATGATCGTGCGCTGGGGGTGGCTGTTCGGCGGCGGGCGCAATCGGCAGGGCGGTGGCGGGATGATCGTCGCCGTTCTCGTCTCGCTCGTGGTCTGGATCGTCTCGTTCGTCCTGATCCGGACGCTCTCGCGGTACCGCGAGTATTCGGCCGACCGGGGCGGCGCGGCGATCACGGGTAACCCCTCGGCGCTCGCCTCCGCGCTCCTCACGATTTCGGGGCGGATGGACCGCGTGCCGAAGGAGGACCTCCGCGAACAGTCGGAGATGAACGCCTTCTTCGTCATCCCGATCCAGAGCGACTTCGTCGGCCGGATCTTCTCGACGCATCCGCCGACGGAGAAACGCGTCGAACGGCTCCGCGAGATGGCGGGCGAGATGGAGCGGTGA
- a CDS encoding 60S ribosomal export protein NMD3: MSDSESREFCPRCGDPVPARAKPLPGAPRDRDARLCDACYFDDYEMIDAPDRIEVLVCSGCGAVQRGNRWVDVGARDYTDVAVDEVSEALGVHVDARNVTWAVDPEQVDETTIRMHCQFTGVVRETPLEASAVVPVKISRGTCDRCGRIAGGYYNAIVQVRADGRTPTPEERNRAVEIAEAYIADRESAGDRNAFITEIEEVDDGVDVRISTTQMGQGAATRIVRELGGSVENYPTLVTEDGDGNEVYRVTYAVRLPEFTPGDVIDPDDGDGPVLVRSVSGNLKGVRLASGAAYEEPFEGTDARRLATRDDAAETTVVTVEDDHAVQVLDPETYAATTVPRPAFFDPDAETTPVVKTRAGLHLLPD; the protein is encoded by the coding sequence ATGAGCGATAGCGAGTCCCGGGAGTTCTGTCCCCGCTGTGGCGATCCGGTGCCGGCGCGAGCGAAGCCGCTCCCCGGTGCGCCCCGTGACCGCGACGCGCGCCTCTGTGACGCCTGTTACTTCGACGACTACGAGATGATCGACGCCCCCGACCGCATCGAGGTGCTGGTCTGCTCGGGTTGTGGCGCCGTCCAGCGCGGCAACCGCTGGGTGGACGTCGGCGCCCGCGACTACACCGACGTGGCGGTCGACGAGGTGAGCGAGGCCCTCGGCGTCCACGTCGACGCCCGGAACGTCACCTGGGCGGTCGATCCCGAACAGGTCGACGAGACCACCATCCGCATGCACTGTCAGTTCACCGGCGTCGTCCGCGAGACGCCCCTGGAGGCGTCGGCCGTCGTCCCCGTCAAAATCTCGCGAGGGACCTGCGACCGCTGTGGCCGCATCGCCGGCGGCTACTACAACGCCATCGTGCAGGTGCGCGCCGACGGCCGGACGCCGACGCCAGAGGAACGGAACCGGGCGGTCGAAATCGCCGAAGCGTACATCGCCGACCGGGAGTCCGCCGGCGACCGAAACGCCTTCATCACCGAAATCGAGGAGGTCGACGACGGCGTCGACGTCCGCATTTCGACGACCCAGATGGGACAGGGCGCCGCCACCCGCATCGTCCGCGAACTCGGCGGGAGCGTTGAGAACTACCCCACCCTCGTCACCGAGGACGGCGACGGCAACGAGGTGTATCGGGTCACTTACGCCGTCCGCTTACCGGAGTTCACGCCGGGCGACGTGATCGACCCCGACGACGGCGACGGGCCGGTCCTCGTCCGGAGCGTCAGCGGAAACCTGAAGGGCGTCCGACTCGCCTCCGGCGCGGCGTACGAGGAGCCGTTCGAGGGGACGGACGCCCGGCGCCTCGCCACCCGCGACGACGCCGCCGAGACGACGGTAGTGACCGTGGAGGACGACCACGCCGTGCAGGTGCTCGATCCCGAGACGTACGCGGCCACGACCGTCCCGCGACCGGCCTTCTTCGACCCCGACGCGGAGACGACACCCGTCGTCAAGACCCGCGCCGGCCTGCACCTGCTGCCGGACTAA
- a CDS encoding helicase C-terminal domain-containing protein: MDPDRIPASFPAPSFRGNQRDALDAIRDAFAAGNDAVLVRAPTGSGKSLLARAIAGAARTPEEAVPAAATGAYYTTPQVSQLDDVAADDLLTDLNVIRGKGNYTCILPDETTTPVDRAPCARESGYDCSVQHRCPYYADRAIASNRAIAAMTLAYFMQTAGSEVFGKRDVVVIDEAHGLSEWAEMYATVDLRPRTVPVWDDVGVPDVTAADDALERTARFAETLAGVCGRAAEDLVANDALTPGEAARRDRLQDLRSELDWFVSDYRDPTSTTTWVVDQPDGEGTPITIKPLDPGRYLHHTVWDRGNTFALLSATILDKEAFCRGVGLDPSNVALVDVPHTFPLENRPLYDVTQGKMTYERRDETLPDVARLLVRLMARHPEEKGIVHCHSYAIQGRLTDRLDDFGVGGRVRSHDRENRDAALEAWKATDDPDVFLSVKMEEALDLRGELARWQVLCKAPYLNTNDSRVARRLEEGQWAWYYRVALRTVIQAAGRVVRAPDDHGATYLADSSLLDLFGRARSDMPDWFAAAVDAMSRPTLPEFDPAAALAGTGASAGGSEPSREERPRSSTRRGDGSTTGDDSDATNHPLSDVWGE, translated from the coding sequence GTGGACCCCGACCGCATTCCAGCGTCGTTTCCGGCCCCCTCCTTCCGCGGGAATCAGCGTGACGCCCTGGACGCCATCCGGGACGCCTTCGCCGCGGGTAACGACGCCGTCCTCGTGCGGGCACCGACGGGGAGCGGAAAGTCCCTCCTCGCGCGAGCTATCGCCGGCGCGGCACGGACGCCGGAGGAAGCGGTGCCCGCGGCGGCGACGGGGGCGTACTACACCACGCCGCAGGTGTCGCAACTCGACGACGTGGCCGCGGACGACCTGCTCACGGATCTGAACGTGATCCGGGGGAAGGGAAACTACACCTGCATCCTGCCGGACGAGACGACGACGCCGGTGGATCGCGCCCCCTGCGCCCGGGAGTCGGGCTACGACTGCTCGGTCCAACACCGCTGTCCGTACTACGCCGACCGCGCCATCGCCTCGAACCGCGCCATCGCGGCGATGACGCTCGCGTACTTCATGCAGACCGCCGGCTCGGAGGTGTTCGGCAAGCGCGACGTGGTGGTGATCGACGAGGCCCACGGCCTCTCGGAGTGGGCGGAGATGTACGCCACGGTCGACCTGCGGCCCCGGACCGTCCCCGTCTGGGACGACGTTGGCGTCCCGGACGTGACCGCGGCGGACGACGCGTTGGAGCGGACGGCGCGCTTCGCGGAGACGCTCGCGGGGGTCTGTGGACGCGCGGCCGAGGACCTCGTCGCCAACGACGCGTTGACGCCGGGGGAGGCCGCACGTCGGGACCGCCTCCAGGACCTGCGCTCCGAACTCGACTGGTTCGTCTCGGACTACCGCGACCCGACGAGCACGACGACGTGGGTCGTCGACCAGCCCGACGGCGAGGGGACGCCGATCACGATCAAACCGCTCGACCCCGGGCGCTACCTCCACCACACCGTCTGGGACCGGGGGAACACGTTCGCCCTGCTCTCCGCGACGATTCTGGACAAGGAGGCGTTCTGTCGCGGCGTCGGCCTCGATCCCTCGAACGTCGCCCTCGTCGACGTGCCCCACACGTTTCCGTTGGAGAATCGCCCGCTCTACGACGTGACGCAGGGGAAGATGACCTACGAACGCCGGGACGAGACGCTCCCGGACGTGGCGCGTCTGCTCGTCCGCCTGATGGCGCGCCACCCCGAGGAGAAAGGGATCGTCCACTGTCACTCCTACGCCATCCAGGGCCGACTGACCGACCGCCTCGACGACTTCGGCGTCGGCGGGCGCGTCCGGTCGCACGACCGCGAGAACCGCGACGCGGCGCTGGAGGCGTGGAAGGCGACCGACGACCCCGACGTGTTCCTGTCGGTGAAGATGGAGGAGGCGCTGGACCTTCGGGGTGAGCTGGCACGCTGGCAGGTGCTCTGCAAGGCGCCGTATCTCAACACGAACGACTCGCGTGTGGCGCGACGGCTGGAAGAGGGGCAGTGGGCGTGGTACTACCGGGTCGCGCTCCGGACGGTGATCCAGGCGGCCGGCCGGGTCGTCCGCGCCCCCGACGACCACGGCGCGACGTACCTCGCGGATTCGAGTCTGCTGGACCTGTTCGGCCGCGCCCGGAGCGACATGCCGGACTGGTTCGCCGCGGCCGTGGACGCGATGTCGCGGCCGACGCTCCCGGAGTTCGACCCCGCGGCGGCGCTCGCCGGGACGGGGGCGAGTGCCGGTGGGTCCGAGCCGTCGAGGGAGGAGCGGCCGCGGTCGTCGACGCGGCGGGGCGATGGGTCGACGACGGGCGACGATTCGGACGCCACGAACCACCCCCTCTCCGACGTGTGGGGGGAATGA
- a CDS encoding DUF7561 family protein produces MSSDPCDGCDEEVPVAGGAGDFWTFEAEATGGMTLELADGSEHFLCFDCIERLPDDREVTAADVAALSE; encoded by the coding sequence ATGAGTTCCGATCCCTGTGACGGCTGTGACGAGGAGGTGCCCGTCGCGGGCGGCGCCGGCGACTTCTGGACGTTCGAGGCCGAGGCGACGGGCGGGATGACGCTCGAACTCGCCGACGGCAGCGAACACTTCCTCTGTTTCGACTGCATCGAGCGCCTCCCCGACGACCGCGAGGTGACGGCGGCGGACGTGGCGGCGCTGTCCGAGTAG
- a CDS encoding NADH-binding protein produces MRVLATVATGFVGRRLVPALVRDAGRYGPPPGVRVVVGDPLDPGSFEDALAVDAAYSPVHSMSPHDDFAARDRRAARNFADAASAAGMAWTVYLGGLGEERHHLSAHLQSRREVERVLATGTYALTTLRVAIVVGPRSAGFEMIVQLASRLPVTVTPRWVRTHHQPTAVADLLAYLAGAFGVPETAGETHAVDGPEVVTYPETIRRTGRHSGNEPVVGTDDRLPHLVPVDPTPFDEAVRRAPTDRSVEAAA; encoded by the coding sequence ATGCGCGTACTCGCCACCGTGGCCACGGGCTTCGTCGGGCGCCGACTCGTTCCCGCCCTCGTTCGCGATGCCGGGCGCTACGGCCCGCCGCCCGGCGTCCGGGTCGTCGTCGGCGACCCGCTCGACCCGGGGTCGTTCGAGGACGCCCTCGCCGTCGACGCGGCGTACTCCCCCGTTCACTCGATGTCTCCCCACGACGACTTCGCGGCCCGCGACCGTCGAGCCGCGCGGAACTTCGCCGACGCCGCGAGCGCCGCCGGGATGGCGTGGACGGTGTACCTCGGCGGCCTCGGCGAGGAGCGACATCACCTCTCCGCCCATCTCCAGTCCCGGCGCGAGGTCGAACGGGTGCTCGCGACGGGGACGTACGCCCTCACGACGCTCCGGGTGGCCATCGTCGTCGGTCCCCGGAGCGCGGGCTTTGAGATGATCGTCCAACTCGCTTCCCGCCTCCCGGTGACGGTGACGCCGCGGTGGGTGCGGACGCACCATCAGCCCACCGCGGTCGCCGACCTACTCGCGTATCTTGCCGGCGCCTTCGGCGTTCCCGAGACCGCGGGCGAGACGCACGCAGTCGACGGTCCGGAGGTGGTGACGTACCCCGAGACGATCCGGCGGACGGGCCGACACTCGGGCAACGAACCGGTCGTCGGCACCGACGACCGACTCCCCCACCTCGTGCCGGTCGATCCGACGCCGTTCGACGAGGCGGTTCGGCGGGCGCCCACCGACCGGTCCGTGGAGGCCGCCGCGTGA
- a CDS encoding DUF7530 family protein yields the protein MIETRKAVDGDPTFGDTWVYESLVGGIPGLDLSTRQAIGIQFLLFETLVVGLTVGYGLPSAALLAGTVAVAVAAAGSVAMLYIGAATRELAFPDAHRRLLFGAGVETLFGVLGFAAAVTYLLTATGPTPFETLVGGRPPALVTFVTLLILWDLCYRIGTSWWTALVSLWRSLRYRAAPGAARRCRRIDAANVGFAFLELALLPFVLGWPLLVWALMGHVAAVTAVSTAAMLLLRTES from the coding sequence GTGATCGAGACCCGGAAGGCCGTCGACGGCGACCCGACCTTCGGCGACACTTGGGTGTACGAGAGCCTCGTGGGTGGGATTCCCGGCCTCGACCTCTCGACCCGCCAGGCCATCGGGATTCAGTTTCTCCTCTTCGAGACGCTGGTCGTCGGTCTCACCGTCGGCTACGGCCTCCCGTCGGCGGCCCTCCTCGCGGGCACCGTCGCCGTCGCCGTCGCCGCCGCCGGGAGCGTCGCCATGCTCTACATCGGGGCCGCGACGCGCGAACTCGCCTTCCCCGACGCCCACCGCCGACTCCTCTTCGGCGCCGGCGTCGAGACGCTGTTCGGCGTCCTCGGATTCGCCGCGGCCGTGACGTATCTCCTCACGGCGACGGGGCCGACGCCGTTCGAGACGCTCGTCGGCGGGCGACCCCCCGCCCTCGTGACGTTCGTTACCCTGTTGATCCTGTGGGATCTCTGTTATCGGATCGGCACATCGTGGTGGACGGCGCTGGTGTCGTTGTGGCGGTCGCTTCGCTACCGTGCCGCCCCCGGGGCGGCTCGACGGTGTCGGCGCATCGACGCCGCTAACGTGGGGTTTGCCTTCCTCGAACTGGCCCTCCTCCCGTTCGTCCTCGGTTGGCCGCTCCTCGTCTGGGCGTTGATGGGCCACGTCGCTGCCGTGACCGCCGTCTCGACGGCGGCGATGCTACTGCTCAGAACGGAGTCTTGA
- a CDS encoding DUF5786 family protein yields the protein MGAYDEDEHERRAQKTGQVDTGFDDERSEFRGTLSYESGDSTEALLDQFKQLQGE from the coding sequence ATGGGTGCCTATGACGAAGACGAGCACGAACGCCGCGCACAGAAAACGGGGCAGGTCGACACGGGGTTCGACGACGAGCGGTCGGAGTTCCGAGGGACCCTCTCGTACGAGTCCGGCGACTCGACGGAAGCGCTGTTGGACCAGTTCAAGCAGCTACAGGGCGAGTAG
- the lipA gene encoding lipoyl synthase, which yields MARQRKPDWLRMRPPSGERFTEIKRTLRDRDLNTVCEEANCPNLGECWSGRNGPGTATFMLMGHRCSRGCNFCDVETGGMEPLDPDEPENVADAVAEIGLDYVVLTSVDRDDLPDQGAAHFARTIEAIKERDPGVLVEVLIPDFRGDPDLVDRIVDAGPDVLAHNVETVERLQWPVRDRRAGYEQSLSVLERAADTAGVYTKTSLMLGLGEYDHEIYQALSDCREAGVDVVTLGQYLQPSRSHLDVYEYVHPDAFETWRRVAEEELGFLYCASGPMVRSSYRAGELFVDAVLRDGRSVEEARREAHAAT from the coding sequence ATGGCACGGCAACGTAAACCCGACTGGCTGCGGATGCGCCCCCCGTCGGGTGAGCGGTTCACGGAGATCAAGCGGACCCTCCGCGACCGCGACCTCAACACCGTGTGCGAGGAGGCGAACTGCCCCAACCTGGGCGAGTGCTGGAGCGGCCGCAACGGTCCCGGCACGGCCACGTTCATGCTCATGGGCCATCGCTGCTCCCGCGGGTGTAACTTCTGCGACGTGGAGACGGGGGGAATGGAGCCGCTCGACCCCGACGAACCCGAGAACGTCGCCGACGCCGTCGCGGAGATCGGACTCGACTACGTCGTCCTCACGAGCGTCGACCGCGACGACCTGCCGGACCAGGGGGCCGCCCACTTCGCCCGCACCATCGAGGCGATCAAGGAGCGCGATCCGGGGGTTCTGGTGGAGGTGCTCATCCCCGACTTCCGGGGCGATCCGGACCTCGTGGACCGCATCGTCGACGCCGGCCCCGACGTCCTCGCACACAACGTCGAGACGGTCGAACGCCTCCAGTGGCCGGTCCGGGACCGCCGCGCCGGCTACGAGCAGTCCCTCTCGGTGCTCGAACGCGCCGCCGACACCGCCGGCGTCTACACCAAGACGAGCCTCATGCTCGGCCTCGGCGAGTACGACCACGAAATCTACCAGGCGCTCTCGGACTGCCGCGAGGCCGGCGTCGACGTAGTGACGCTCGGCCAGTATCTCCAGCCCTCCCGCTCTCACCTCGACGTGTACGAGTACGTCCACCCCGACGCCTTCGAGACGTGGCGCCGCGTCGCCGAGGAGGAACTCGGCTTCCTCTACTGCGCCAGCGGGCCGATGGTTCGCTCGTCGTACCGGGCGGGCGAACTGTTCGTCGACGCCGTCCTCCGCGACGGGCGGAGCGTCGAGGAGGCCCGCCGCGAGGCCCACGCGGCGACGTGA
- the pdhA gene encoding pyruvate dehydrogenase (acetyl-transferring) E1 component subunit alpha — MTDVFDRDPDDRVRILDASGELVGDPPDLPDDELLALYRHLRLARHFDERAVNLQRQGRMGTYPPLAGQEAAQVASAMALQPRDWIAPSYREHAAVHVHGLSLSDILLYWMGHGAGGWDTDANVLPAAVPIATQIPHTTGLALASKLSGDDAVACAYFGDGATSEGDFHEGLNIAGVFDVPAVFLCNNNGWAISVPRERQTASPTLAGKAAAYGIDGVQVDGMDPLATYAVMRAAVEKARAPGDRPRPTLIEAVQYRFGAHTTADDPTVYRDEAEVEAWRERDPIPRLERYLRETGRLDDDRVDAVAASVREQVSEAIERAENTARPDPDAMFDDVYAEPTPELHAQRAHLHRLRDRHGDDAFLRD; from the coding sequence GTGACCGACGTGTTCGACCGCGACCCGGACGACCGGGTCCGCATCCTCGACGCGTCGGGTGAACTCGTCGGCGACCCTCCGGACCTCCCCGACGACGAACTGCTCGCTCTCTACCGACATCTGCGCCTCGCCCGCCACTTCGACGAACGGGCGGTCAACCTCCAGCGACAGGGGCGGATGGGCACCTACCCGCCGCTGGCCGGGCAGGAGGCGGCGCAGGTGGCGAGCGCCATGGCCCTGCAGCCGCGGGACTGGATCGCACCGAGCTACCGCGAACACGCCGCCGTCCACGTCCACGGCCTCTCGCTGTCCGACATCCTGCTGTACTGGATGGGTCACGGCGCGGGCGGGTGGGACACCGACGCGAACGTCCTCCCCGCCGCCGTCCCCATCGCCACCCAGATTCCGCACACGACGGGGCTGGCGCTGGCGTCGAAGCTCAGCGGCGACGACGCCGTGGCCTGTGCTTACTTCGGCGACGGCGCCACGAGCGAGGGCGACTTCCACGAGGGGCTGAACATCGCCGGCGTCTTCGACGTGCCCGCCGTCTTCCTGTGTAACAACAACGGCTGGGCCATCTCGGTGCCGCGGGAGCGCCAGACCGCGAGTCCGACGCTCGCGGGCAAGGCCGCCGCCTACGGTATCGACGGCGTCCAGGTCGATGGGATGGATCCGCTGGCCACCTACGCGGTGATGCGGGCGGCGGTCGAGAAGGCCCGCGCTCCCGGCGACCGGCCACGCCCGACGCTGATCGAGGCGGTGCAGTACCGCTTCGGCGCCCACACCACCGCCGACGACCCCACCGTCTACCGCGACGAGGCGGAGGTCGAGGCGTGGCGCGAACGCGACCCAATCCCCCGGCTCGAACGCTACCTGCGCGAGACGGGGCGCCTCGACGACGACCGGGTCGACGCCGTCGCGGCGAGCGTCCGCGAGCAGGTGAGCGAGGCCATCGAGCGCGCCGAGAACACCGCCCGGCCCGACCCCGACGCGATGTTCGACGACGTGTACGCCGAGCCGACCCCCGAACTCCACGCGCAGCGCGCCCACCTGCACCGACTGCGCGACCGACACGGCGACGACGCCTTCCTGAGGGACTGA
- a CDS encoding alpha-ketoacid dehydrogenase subunit beta has product MSTDTDTDTQNLTLVQAVRDGLRTEMERDDDVIVLGEDVAKNGGVFRATEGLYEEFGDDRVIDTPLAESGIVGTSIGMAAYGLRPVPEIQFMGFIYPAFDQIVSHAARLRTRTRGRFTCPMVVRAPYGGGIRAPEHHSESKEAFFVHEPGLKVVIPSTPADTKGLLASAIRDPDPVVFLEPKLIYRAFREEVPTGDHTVPLGEAAVRREGSDVSVYTWGAMTRPTLEAAETLADAGVDPEVIDLRTLSPLDRETIVDSFEKTGRAAVVHEAPKTGGLGGEITAILQEEALLYQEAPIERITGFDTPVPLYALEDYYLPSPTRIEDGIREVVEF; this is encoded by the coding sequence ATGAGCACCGACACCGACACAGACACGCAGAATCTGACGCTGGTACAGGCGGTCCGGGACGGCCTCCGGACGGAAATGGAACGCGACGACGACGTGATCGTCCTCGGCGAAGACGTGGCGAAAAACGGCGGCGTCTTCCGCGCCACCGAGGGCCTCTACGAGGAGTTCGGCGACGACCGCGTGATCGATACGCCCCTCGCGGAGTCGGGTATCGTCGGCACCTCGATCGGCATGGCCGCCTACGGGCTTCGGCCCGTCCCCGAAATCCAGTTCATGGGGTTCATCTACCCCGCGTTCGATCAGATCGTCAGCCACGCGGCCCGCCTCCGCACCCGAACCCGCGGGCGCTTTACCTGCCCCATGGTCGTGCGTGCCCCCTACGGCGGCGGCATCCGCGCGCCCGAACACCACTCGGAGTCGAAGGAGGCCTTCTTCGTCCACGAACCGGGGCTGAAAGTGGTGATCCCGTCCACCCCTGCCGACACGAAGGGGCTTCTCGCGTCGGCCATCCGCGACCCCGACCCCGTCGTATTCCTCGAACCCAAACTCATCTACCGGGCCTTCCGCGAGGAGGTGCCGACCGGTGACCACACCGTCCCCCTCGGCGAGGCCGCCGTCCGCCGCGAAGGGAGCGACGTCTCCGTCTACACCTGGGGGGCGATGACCCGGCCGACGCTGGAGGCCGCCGAGACGCTGGCCGACGCGGGCGTCGACCCCGAGGTGATCGACCTGCGGACGCTCTCGCCGCTCGACCGCGAGACGATCGTCGACTCCTTCGAGAAGACGGGTCGGGCCGCGGTGGTCCACGAGGCGCCGAAGACGGGTGGACTGGGCGGCGAAATCACCGCCATCCTCCAGGAGGAGGCGCTGCTCTACCAGGAGGCGCCGATCGAGCGGATTACGGGCTTCGACACGCCGGTGCCCCTCTACGCACTCGAGGATTACTACCTCCCCTCGCCGACCCGCATCGAGGACGGGATTCGGGAGGTCGTCGAGTTCTAA
- a CDS encoding 2-oxo acid dehydrogenase subunit E2, whose translation MPVETFKLPDVGEGVAEGELVRWLVEEGEEVDEDQPLAEVETDKALVDLPSPFAGTVTERHVEEGEMVPVGTVIVSVDVGGDADENGGAPDAAPTAAAPEGDSRPGGRVFAAPSTRRLARELGVDVDGVDGSGPGGRVTDADVRAAAEGPSQPTPRSVDDSATSAMRGGDEAAVADAGTPRESATPATEAAPAADRERTLAAPATRRLARELGVDLDAVPTDERRDGEAFVTPPMVRAFAERGGEAEPEPAAPTASAADSPPPADDGPRPGDRIPYRGVRRTIGERMERAKYTAPHVTHTDEVDVTRLVETKAELEPYAASAGVSLTYLPFVMRAVTRALREFPRVNASLDEDAGEIVCHDEYNLGVATATDAGLMVPVVDGVDGRGLLDLAAETATKVERARDRSIGREEMQGGTFTITNVGVIGGEYATPIVNYPEVAILALGRVAERPRVVDGEVVPRHTLPLSLSVDHRVVDGAVAARFTNRVMALLRSPARLLVD comes from the coding sequence ATGCCCGTCGAGACGTTCAAACTCCCCGACGTGGGTGAGGGCGTCGCCGAAGGCGAACTCGTCCGGTGGCTGGTCGAGGAGGGCGAGGAGGTCGACGAGGACCAGCCCCTCGCGGAGGTGGAGACGGACAAGGCGCTGGTCGACCTCCCCTCCCCCTTCGCGGGGACGGTTACGGAACGCCACGTCGAGGAAGGCGAGATGGTGCCCGTCGGGACGGTCATCGTCTCCGTCGACGTGGGCGGCGACGCGGACGAGAACGGGGGGGCGCCGGACGCGGCCCCTACCGCTGCCGCGCCGGAGGGCGACTCGCGCCCCGGCGGCCGGGTCTTCGCCGCACCGAGCACCCGCCGGCTGGCCCGCGAACTCGGCGTCGACGTCGACGGCGTCGACGGCTCCGGCCCGGGCGGTCGCGTCACCGACGCGGACGTGCGGGCGGCGGCCGAAGGACCGTCGCAGCCGACCCCACGGTCGGTCGACGACTCGGCGACCAGCGCGATGCGAGGGGGCGACGAGGCGGCCGTCGCCGACGCCGGAACACCCCGCGAATCGGCCACCCCCGCGACCGAGGCCGCGCCTGCCGCGGACCGCGAGCGCACCCTCGCCGCCCCGGCGACCCGCCGGCTGGCCCGCGAACTCGGCGTCGACCTCGACGCGGTGCCGACCGACGAACGGCGGGACGGCGAGGCGTTCGTCACGCCCCCGATGGTGCGGGCGTTCGCGGAGCGGGGTGGCGAGGCGGAGCCGGAACCGGCGGCGCCGACGGCCTCGGCAGCCGACTCGCCCCCGCCGGCCGACGACGGGCCACGCCCCGGCGACCGCATCCCCTACCGCGGCGTCCGCCGTACCATCGGCGAACGGATGGAACGGGCGAAATACACCGCGCCTCACGTCACCCACACGGACGAGGTGGACGTGACGCGGCTGGTGGAGACGAAAGCCGAACTCGAACCCTACGCCGCGTCCGCGGGCGTCTCCCTCACCTACCTCCCCTTCGTCATGCGTGCGGTGACGCGGGCGCTCCGCGAGTTCCCGCGGGTCAACGCCTCGCTCGACGAGGACGCGGGCGAAATCGTCTGTCACGACGAGTACAACCTCGGCGTGGCGACGGCGACGGACGCGGGCCTCATGGTCCCCGTCGTCGACGGTGTCGACGGGAGGGGGCTCTTAGACCTCGCGGCCGAGACGGCGACGAAGGTCGAACGGGCGCGCGACCGTTCGATCGGCCGCGAGGAGATGCAGGGCGGCACCTTCACCATCACGAACGTCGGGGTCATCGGCGGGGAGTACGCCACGCCAATCGTCAACTACCCCGAGGTGGCGATCCTGGCGCTCGGCCGGGTCGCGGAACGCCCCCGCGTCGTCGACGGCGAGGTAGTGCCGCGACACACCCTCCCGCTCTCGCTGTCGGTCGATCACCGCGTCGTCGACGGCGCGGTGGCCGCCCGCTTTACGAACCGGGTGATGGCCCTGCTTCGCAGCCCGGCCCGGCTGCTGGTCGACTGA